The Blastomonas sp. SL216 DNA window GCCCGGCGATGTGGTGGTGCTGGGCGAAGGCCGGTTCGATCTGACCGACGGTCTGTCGCTCGACGTCGCGGGTGTCACGGTCAAGGGTGCTGGGCCCGACAAGTCCGTGCTCAGCTTCGCGAAGCAGATGGCGGCAGGCGAGGGGCTGCTGGTCACGTCCGACAATGTAGTGCTGCGCGATTTCGCGGTCGAGGACAGCAAGGGCGATGCGATCAAGTCCAAGGGCGCCGACAATATCGTCTATCACAACATCCGCGTCGAATGGACCGGCGGGCCCAAGGAGACCAATGGTGCCTATGGCATCTATCCGGTCGAGTCCGAAAATGTGCTGATCGATTCGGTGCTGGTCATCGGCGCGTCGGATGCCGGGATTTATGTCGGACAGTCGCGGAACATCGTTGTGCGCGATTCCGTAGCCCGCTTCAACGTTGCCGGAATCGAGATCGAGAACAGCTTCAACGCCGATGTGCACGACAATGTCGCGACCAAGAACACCGGCGGCATTTTGGTCTTCGACCTGCCCAACCTGCCGCAACAGGGCGGGCACAATGTGCGCGTGTTCGACAATGTCGTGGTCGAGAACGACACGCCCAATTTTGCGCCCAAGGGCAATATTGTCGCCAGCGTGCCGACAGGTACGGGCGTGATGGTGATGGCCAATCGCGACATCGAGATTTTCGACAATGTGTTCGAGGGCAACGGGTCTTCGAACATCATGATCATCGGCTATCGTCAGAAGTTCGAGGACGCGAAATACCAGCCGATGGTGCGCAATGTCCGCATCAGCGACAATGCGCATGGCAAGACCGGCTTTGCACCGAAATTTGCCGGTGGCGACATGCTGGCCGCAGCCTTTGGCGGCAGCGTTCCGCCGATCATCTGGGATGGTGTCGGCGGCGCAGAGGCGCAGGTCTTCTCCAGCGACGAAGTGCCGGTGCTCAACCTGGGCATGACCAAGTCCGATCAGCCGATCGAGACGGCGCAGCCGGCGCTCGCCAAGCTGACGGGCGATGCCGCGCCCAGGCTGCCCAAAATCGTGATGCCCGAAGCGATGGAAGCGGCCATCCGGTGAGAACCTGGGGCGTCCCGGCCGCGCTGGCGGCCGCCGCGCTGCTGACAAGCGCTGCGCCTGCGCCATTGTCGGTCAACGACACGGTGATCACCGCGCCGGGCCTTCCGAAAAAGCTCTCCGAATTCGGCTTTTTCAGCGGACCAGGCGTGGCGCGGCCGTCGCCGGTGCTGACCGCCTACAGCCTGAACACTCCGCTATTTTCCGACTATGCCGAAAAGCAACGCTTCATCTATCTGCCGGCAGGCGCACGGGTGGGTGCGGATTCATCGGGACGGCTCGCGTTTCCGGTCGGCAGCGCGCTGATCAAGACGTTCGGATACGGCATGGGCGCGGCCTTCCGTCCCATCGAAACGCGGGTGCTGCTGCGCCGCGCCGGCGGATGGGAAGCGCTGCCCTATGTCTGGAACGCGGATCTCAGCGATGCTGATCTGAAAGTTGCGGGCACGCGCCTGCCAGTGACGGTGACCCGGCCCAATGGCCAGAGCATCGCCATCAGCTATGCCGTGCCGAACAAGAACCAATGCAAGGAATGCCATTCAGCCGCGGGCGAAGTGGTGCCGATCGGCCCAGTGGCTGCCAATCTGAATATCGCGCCAGCATCGGCCAAGCCGTTCCGGGCGCGGATCGACTGGGCGGGCAAGCCGAACCTGGGCGACGGACCGGTGTGGAACGACCCCGCTACCGGATCGCTCGATGCGCGGGCGCGAGCCTATCTGATGGTCAATTGCGCGCATTGTCATAATCCGCAGGGATCGGCGAGCAATTCGGGCCTGTTCCTGTCCTATGCCGCTGCGTCAGATCGTGCTGCGACGGGTATCTACAAACGGCCGGTGGCAGCGGGCCGTGGCAGCGGCGGGCGCGATTTCGCGATCACGCCGGGACATCCCGACCAATCGATCATGATATACCGCATGGCGTCCACGGAGCCGGGCGTGGCCATGCCCGAAGTCGGGCGATCGATGGTGCATGAAGAGGGGGTCGCGCTGATCCGCGAATGGATTTCCTCGCTCCCCCAGGACTAGCGTCCAAGATTGGGGCTTGCGCCTGCCCGCGCCTGGTTTAGCAGAGGGGCGAAATCGGCGTTCTAGGGGCAGACCAGCATGAGCGAATGGACCATTGGCGTGATCGGCGGATCGGGCCTGTATGCGATTGACGGGCTGGAGGACGCGCAATCCATCCGCATCGACAGCCCCTTTGGCGAGGCATCGGATGATGTCGTCATCGGCACGCTGCACGGCCACAGATTCGTCTTCCTGCCGCGCCATGGCAAGGGCCATCGGCTGAGCCCGACCGACGTCAATGCGCGCGCGAATATCGATGTGCTCAAACGGGCTGGCTGCACCGATATCGTCGCGATCTCCGCCATCGGATCGCTGCGCGAAGAGCTTGCGCCGGGCAGCTTCGTGCTGGTGGACCAGTTCATCGACCGCACCGTGCACCGCAACAGCAGCTTTTTCGGCACCGGCATGGTCGCGCATGTCTCGATGGCCGATCCGGTCTGCCCGAGGCTCGCCACGCTCGCGGCGGGGGCTGCACGTGCAGCCGGGGCCCAGGTGCATGAGGGCGGAACCTATCTCGCGATGGAGGGGCCGCAATTTTCCAGCCGCGCCGAAAGCCATATGTACCGCTCCTGGGGCTGCGACGTGATCGGCATGACGGCGATGCCCGAAGCCAAGCTCGCGCGCGAGGCCGAGCTGCCTTATGCGCTGGTCGGCATGGTCACCGATTATGACTGTTGGCGCGAGGGCGAGGACCATGTCGAGGTCGGCGCGATCATCGCGCAGATGAACGCCAATTCGGCCAGGGCGCGCGAAATGGTGATCGAACTGGCCAAGACGCTGCCCGCAACCCGCGAGCCGAGCGCGATCGATACCTGTCTCGATTTCGCGCTGATCACGGCGCCCGAAGCGCGTGACCCCGCGCTGCTCGCCAGGCTCGATGCGGTCGCAGGACGCGCGCTGAAAAAGCGCTGAGGCGGGGCTTTCAGGCGCTGCTGGCGCCGCGCACCGTGCTGCCCTGAGCCAGCGCCCAGCGGGTGATCGCGGCCATGCCTGTCGTTCCGCCTCGCACCGCCAGCCGCGCGGGCAGCGAGATCGACAGCCCATGCATGGATCGCGCCCAGCGCGGCAACAGATCGACGCCCGCCTGCATGGTCATGTGGTGGAATGGCGCAAGCCGTGGCGTGGCTGCAGGCTGATGCAGCAACAGATCGGCAATCTCGCGCGTCCGCTCGTCGAAACGCAGACGAGGCCTGGCCTTGCGGACCATCTGCTGGGCCTCGCGATAGCTCATCGGTACGGGATCAGCGCCGAGTAGACGGCCCATTTGCGCCATTTCAGCGAAATAGCGGTCACGCTCGCGCATGCCCATATGCGGCTTGCGATAGCGAATGAAAGCCTCGAGGAAGCAGAGGCTCTCGGTCACATGCACCCAGGCCAGCGATTCCGGATCATTGGCGAAATAGGGCGTGCCATCGGGAAGGGTCCCACGCACATGATCATGGATACGCCGGATCCGCGCGATCTCGCCCAGCGCTTGCTCCCGGTCGCCATAGGTGGTGCGGGCAAGGAAAGCCGCCGTGCGGCGCAGGCGTCCGCGCATGTCCTGGCGGAAGACCGAATGATCCCATACGCCCGCGAGCACCCGTGGGTCGAGCATCTGCAGCAGCAACGAGGCGATGCCGCCGATCATCATCGGCGTGACATCGCCATGGACCTGCCAGCAGACCGATTGCGGCCCGAACAAGCCATTGTCCTGCCTTGATATTTCGATGACCTGCCCGCCCGGTTCCGCAAAGATGCGGCGGATTTCGGTTCCGATGGAATCGCGCAGGCTTGGCATGGGTTCAATATGGGCCCGCACGCGCCTTTTGCCAACGCCTCGCTGCTTCTTTCCCGCGACGGCAACATCCTTGATTTTACACCGGTTTGACCCCGTCCTGAGGGTGTTGGTAACGCTTTGCTAATCGCGCATATCTATGGCTGTAGCGATGTTCGGACAGAAGCAATCAGAACTGGCAGTCGGGGATTCAGGCACCGCCGGTCTCTTGTCCGCGCGGTCGCTGCTGGCCATTTGCGCCCTGTGGCCGGTGGTCATGGGCGTGCGTGCGGTTGCCATGTTGCTTGCTGCAGGGGCGACCGGCTTTGCCGCGGCTATTCTGACACTGCCTTTCATGGTGGCGGCATCGCTCTCTGTCGTCATCGATCTTGCTATCTTTCTGCCCGGGCGCAGCGATGCCTTCCGCAAGGCGCTGGGCGACAGCTTTCCGACCATGCTCTCGGCTATCGTGTGCGTGTCGACCGTGTGCTTTTCCTTCGCCGTTGTCAGCCTTGTTTCCGACAGTTCAGAAGCGAGCATCCTGATCGGGATGATGGCGCTGCTTGGCGCGCTGCTCCCGACCATGGCCGTGCTGGCGCCGCACCGGATGCTGATGTTCCTTGCGTGCATGGCAACCGGCCTGGGCGTACTGCTGGCGGCCTGGGACCTTCGCTTCGCGCTGGGCACCCTGGTGTTCCTGCCCGCGATGCTGATGATCGCGCTGATCCGCAGCAAGGATGATCGCGAGCAAGAAGCCGCGCTGGACCAGCAGAAGCTCAACCATGAGCGCGCGCGCTGCCTGCTGACCGATTATGAAAAGTCCGGGCGGGGCTGGTTCTGGGAAACCGATCGGCACGGCCGCATCGTGTATATCAGCGCAGAGGCAGTGATTGCGATCGAGGCTGATCCTGCGACCATCATCGGCCAACCACTGAGCTCGGTGATCTGCTCTCCGGGATCGGAAGGCGGCGGCAGCGAGCGGACGTTCAACTTCCATTTCTCGGCGCGTACAGCCTTTAGCGATCTGGCGGTGCGCGTCGCGCAGTCCGAGGAAGAGCGTGCCTGGTCGCTGTCCGGCGCTCCATTCTACAACGAGTTCGGCCAGTTCGTGGGCTTTCGCGGCCATGGTACCGACCTGACCGAGGTCAAGCGCTCGCACGAGGCGGTCACCCAGCTTGCGCGCTATGACAATCTGACGGGGCTGGCCAACCGCCTGTACATCAAGGAACTGTTCGAAAAGGCGCTGACCGGTCATCGCGGAGAGCCCAGCCCTTGCGCGCTGTTCCTGCTCGATCTCGACCGGTTCAAGCAGGTCAACGACACGCTTGGCCATCCCATTGGCGATGCGCTGCTCAAGCAGGTGTCGGAGCGTCTGAAGCGGACCATCGGCGATAGCGGCGAGGTTGGACGGCTCGGCGGCGACGAATTTCAGGTGGTGCTGCCCGGCATCATCAGCGAGGATCGGTTGGCCGATATCGCCCGCTCGGTGATCATCAACCTCAGCCATCCGTATATGGTCGAAGGCAACCAGATCGTCATCGGCGCATCGGTGGGCATTGCCATTGCCGATGGACGCCAGCACCCCGGTGCGGAAACGCTGATCCGCAATGCCGATCTCGCGCTGTACTCCGCCAAGGAAAACGGCCGCGGCATCTGGAAGTTCTACAGCGAGGACATGCACAAGGTCGCGCATGAACGCCGCGCGCTCGAAGGCGAACTGCGCGCCGCGCTGCAGGCAGGCGGCATGAGCATCGCCTATCAGCCGGTGGTCAATGTTGCGACCGAAACGATCAGCGGCTTCGAGGCGCTGGCACGCTGGAACCACCCGGTGCGCGGGCCGATCAGCCCCGGAGCCTTCGTCCCGATCGCCGAGGAATCGGGCCTGATCATGCAGCTGGGCGAATGGGTGCTGCGAACCGCCTGTGCGGATGCCGCCAACTGGCCCAAGCAGGTCCGCATCGCCGTCAACGTCTCGCCGATGCAGTTTGCAGACCCGGCTTTTCCGTCGATCGTGCTCAACGCGCTCGCGCAGAGCGGGCTGGAGCCCGAGCGGCTGGAACTGGAAATCACCGAAAGCGTGTTTCTGGACGACAAGCTCGACGCCACGCGCATCTTCGAGCGACTCAAGGGCATCGGGGTCCGCCTGGCGCTCGACGATTTCGGCACCGGCTATTCGGCGCTGGGTTATCTGCGCAGCGCGCCGTTCGACAAGATCAAGATCGACCAGAGCTTCGTGCGCGGTGCTGCGCAATCGGGAAGCGCCAACAGCGCCATCATCCGCTCGATCGTCTCGCTGGCCGAGGCATTGAACATGGAAACCACCGCGGAGGGCGCGGAGACGATCGACGAGCTCGAACTGATCCGCTCGCTGGGGTGCAGCCATGTCCAGGGCTATATCTATGGCAAGCCGGTGGGCCTGGTCGAGGCCACCGAGCGGCTGGCAGGGCTGGACAGCCATGTCGAGCCGATCGGTCATCAGCGCAGCCGCGAAACCCGCTACAAGGTGCTGCGGACCATCGGCATCCACCATGACGGCTATTGCTACCCTGCGCGGATCAAGAACATTTCGCCCGGTGGCGCGCTGATCGAAGGGCTGTGGGATGTGCCTGCGGGCACCGAGTTCGATGTGGCGCTGGGTGCGAACATGAAGGTGCGGGCCGTGGCGCGCTGGTCCGTCGAGGATCGCTGCGGCCTGCAGTTCATCGTGCCGATCAGCCTGGAACGCTTCCGCCAGTCCAGCCCGCCGCAGATCGCAACCGGCTATCCCGAGCAGATGCGCGCCTGACCGGGTGACAGTGCGCGCCGAGAGGGCTAAGAACGCACGTTCAAGCCCTGGCTGGAGTCTGCTTCATGATCCGTTCGCTTCTTCCCGTTTCCGCGCTGTCGCTTGCTCTTGCGCTCGCTGCCTGTTCTGCGGGCGACAAGGCCGCCGAGGCCCCGCTGCCCGAAGGTGCCTGGCAATTGTCGGCGGACCAATCGAATGTGGGCTTTGTTTCGGTCAAGGCCGGCAATGTCGGTGAGGCGCACAGCTTCAAGAAGCTCTCGGGCGCGGTCGAGCCCGATGGCACCGTTGGCGTGGCGATCGATCTGGCCAGCGTCGATACCGGCATCGATGTGCGCAACCAGCGCATGCGCGACATGCTGTTTGAGGTCGCCAGTTTTCCGCAAGCCAAGCTGACCGCCAAGATCGATCCCAACGCGATCAAGGCGCTCAAGCCCGGCGAGCGCAAGACGATGACGGTACCGGTGACTCTGGACCTGCATGGCACCACCAACAGCATCGAGGCGGCGCTGACCGTGACGCGCCTGGCGGGCGATTCGGTGCTGGTCGAAACCGCCAAGCCGCTGATCATCGATGCGTCGGCCGTCGGGCTAGAGGCAGGCGTCGGCAAGCTGCAGGAAGTCGCCAAGCTGCCCGCGATCAGCACCGCGGTGCCGGTGACCGCTTCGCTGGTGTTCAAGCCCAAGACCTGACGCGCAACGCGCGGCTTGCGTCGCGTGATCATCTGTCATAGCCTCTGCCAAAAGGTGGTTGGGACCATCTGATGCGGGAGGATGCATGGCCGGGACAAAGTTCCTCGCGGCGATCGGTGCGGCGCTGACCCTGGCGGCCGCCGCGCCGCCAGCTGTGCCGCCGCAGCCCGTCGCAGCGCCAGCGCCCGCACCCACCCGCGCGCCCAATTTCGTGGTGCTGCTGGCCGACGATCTGGCGCTGATGGATCTTGGCATTTATGGCGGCGAGGCACGCACGCCCCATATCGACGCGCTGGCGCGGCGCGGGCGGATGTTCGGCCGCTATTACAGCTCGCCGCTCTGCTCGCCGTCGCGCGCGATGCTGCTCACCGGGCTGGACAATCACCGCACCGGCGTTTCCACCATTCCCGAAGTGATCCCTAAAGAGCATGTCGGCAAGAAGGGCTATACGCTGCGCTTCGAGCCCGGTGTCACAACGATATCGGCCCGCCTGAAGCAGCGCGGCTATCGCACCTATATGACCGGCAAATGGCATCTTGGCCATGACGCCGGGGATCTGCCCAATGCCCATGGCTTCGATCGGTCCTTCGTGCTCGACGCCTCGGGCGCGGACAATTGGGAACAGAAATCCTATATGCCCTATTATGCCACGGCGCCGTGGTTCGAGGATGGCAAGCCTGCGACACTGCCCAAGGATTTCTATTCCTCCCGGTTTCTGGTCGACCAGATGATCGACTATCTGGGCAAGGACGATCCGCAAAAGCCGTTCTTCGCCTATATCGGCTTCCAGGCGATCCATATCCCGGTTCAGGCCCCTCCGGAATTCACCCGCAAATACAAGGATAGCTATCGCGAAGGCTGGGCAGCGATGCGCAAGGCGCGCTGGCAGCGGGCGCAGGCAAGCGGGTTGATCCCCGAGGGCGCGCCGCTGGCCGATCCGCCCAAGGGCGCGCGCCGCTGGGAGAGCTTGCCGCCCGAGGAACAGGCGCTTTTCGCGCGGCACATGGCGATCAATGCGGGCATGATCGAGGCGATGGATCATCATATCGGGCGGCTGGTCGATCATCTCAAGCGCACCGGCCAGTATGACAATACGGTGTTCGTCTTCACATCGGACAATGGGCCAGAGCCCAGCAATCCGCTGGCGACATCGCGCACCATGCAATGGTGGCTCGACAATAACGGCTACAGCGTTTCGGCGGACAATTGGGGCGGGAAGGGCACCTATGCGTTTATCGGACCGGAATTCGCCAATGCCGCAGCCTCGCCTGGCGCGCTGTTCAAATTCTATGCGAGCGAAGGCGGCCTGCACGTGCCGATGGTGATGGCGGGCCCCGGAATAGCGCCTGCTCCACCAAGCATGGCGATGGCGACGGTCACCGATATCGCGCCGACACTGTTCGCGCTGGCCGGAGGGCAGGCCGATGCCGATGCGTTTGACGGCCGGTCGCTGGTGCCGCTGCTGACCGGGCAGAGCGAGACGGTGCGGTCCCCCGAGGTGGCGACCGGCTTCGAGGTGTCGGGCAATGCGGCGCTGTTCAAGGGCAGCTACAAGCTGGTGCGCAACCTCAAGCCTTATGGCGATGGCGTCTGGCGGCTGTTCGATATCGCCACCGATCCTAGCGAGACGCGCGATCTGAGCAAGGCCGAGCCGGCGAAATTCCGCGAGCTGATGGCCGACTATCGCGCCTATGCCAAGCGCAACGGCGTGCTGGAAATGCCCGATGGCTATGACTCGACCGTCCAGATCGCCAAGAACACCGTGCGCAAGATGGCCGCGCGCTATTGGTGGGTGCTGCTGGTCGCGGGGGTGTTCCTTGTGGCGCTGCTTTACGGCCTGGTGCGTCTGGTGCGGCGCAGGGGACGCCTGCGTCCGGCTTGACCCCATCCGCATATTGACATAGCCTGTGTCAATAAAACATGCGGAGGAGAGAATGCAGGCTGTCGAACTGCTCGGGGCGCCAGGTTCGCCCTATACGCGCAAGATGCTCGCGCTGCTGCGCTATCGCGGCATTGCCCACCGGATGATCTGGGGCAGCCATATGCAACCGCCCGCCAGATATCCGGTCCCCAAGGTCAAGCTGCTGCCGACCTTCTATTTCGGCGAGAGCGATGCCCGCGAGGCAGCGGTCGATTCCACTCCGATCATCCGTCGGCTGGAAGCCGACTTTCCGGGCCGGTCGGTGCTGCCCGATGATGAGCTGCTTGGCTTTCTGGATCTGCTGATCGAGGATTTTGCCGATGAGTGGATGACCAAGATGATGTTCCACTATCGCTGGCATTATGCGGCTGACGCGGCCAATGCCGGGCCGCTGCTGATCTTCTGGCAAAGCCCGACCTATCCCGACGAAGTGGCACAGCAGATGGCGGATGGTTTTGCCCGGCGGCAGATCGATCGCCTGTATGTCGTCGGATCGAACGACATCACCGCCCCGATCATCGAGGCGAGCTATCAGCGGCTGATCGGCATTCTCGATCGCGCTCTGGCGCGCACCGGTTTCGTGCTTGGCACACGGCCTTCAGCGGCCGATTTTGCGATCTATGGCCAGCTGACCCAGCTTGGCATTGTCGATCCGACGCCCGCTGCGATCATGGCGAAGAGCGCGCCGCGGCTTCGCGCCTGGCTCGACCGGGTGGAGGATCTATCGGGGCTGCCCGATGGCGACTGGCTGGACCATGATGCGCTGCATGATCATCTGGGCGAACTGCTGACCGAGATCGGACGGGTCTATGCGCCGTTCCTGATCGCCAATGCGCGCGCCGCAGCCGCAGGCCAGAGCGATTTCGAAACCGAGATTGACGGCAAGCGCTGGACGCAGCCGGTCTTCCCCTATCAGGCCAAATGCCTGGTCACGCTGCGCGCGGCGCGAGCGGCCTTGTCCGCCGATGCCAGAGCAGGGCTCGATCGGTTGATGGCCGGGACCGGATGCGAGGCCATCTTTGCCGAAGAGGCTGTGGCATGATCCGCCGCCTATTGCTTGGCCTGTTGCTGGTCGTGGTTGCCGGTGGCACCTGGGCCTGGTTCAACAAGAGCAAGGTCTTGCTGTTTGCCGCCTCGCATATGGGCAAGCACGAGATCGGCCCCAATCAGCCGGTCGTCTGGCAGAAGGGGCCTGACACGGCAGCTTTGCCCGCCGACAAGCGTCCGCCGAACATCGTGTTCATCCTCGCTGATGACCTTGGCATCAACGACATCTCGACCTTTGGTGGTGGTGTGGCGGGTGGAAAGGTTCCGACGCCCAATATCGACCGCCTGGCAGCCGAAGGCGCGATCTATTCGCAGGCCTATGCCGGAACCGCGAGCTGTGCGCCGTCGCGCGCGATGATCCTGACCGGGCGTTACCCCACCCGCACCGGATTTGAATTCACGCCCACGCCCGATGGCATGGGCCGGATCGTCAAGGCCTTGTCGGACGAGATGGACTCGGGCTTGCCGCCAGTGACCTATCTCGATTCCGCAGTGGAAGGTTCGCCCGACTTCGACGGCCAGGGCCTGCCCGGAAGCGAGCAGACCATCGCCGAGATACTGAAACCGGCGGGCTATCACAGTGTGCATATCGGCAAATGGCATCTGGGCGATGGTCCGGAATTCAGCGCCAATGCGCAAGGCTTTGACGAAAGCCTGTTGATGGCGAGCGCGATGCACCTGCCCGAGGACGATCCCAATGTCGTCAACGCCAAGGTCGATTTCGATCCGATCGACAAGTTCCTCTGGGCGCGGATGCAGTTTGCCACCAGCTATAATGGCGGGAAATGGTTCAAGCCAGGCGGCTATCTGGCCGATTACTGGACCGACGAGGCGATCAAGGTGATCGAGGCGAACCGCAACCGTCCGTTCTTCCTCTATCTCGCGCACTGGAATGTGCACACGCCGCTTCAGGCGACCAGGGCGGATTATGACGCGGTCGGCGACATCAAGCCGCATCGGCTGCGCGTCTATGCCGCCATGGTCCGCGCACTCGACCGCTCGGTCGGGCGGATCATGCAGTCGCTCAAGGATCAGGGGCTGGATGACAACACCATCATCGTGTTTTCCAGCGACAATGGCGGCGCGGGCTATATCGGACTGCCTCAGGTCAATGCCCCCTATCGCGGCTGGAAGCTGACTTTGTTTGAAGGCGGCATCCGCGTGCCGATGTTCGTGCGCTGGCCCGGCCGGATCAAACCGGGGACCAAGGTGGAAACCCCCGTTGCGCATATCGACCTGATGCCGACCTTCGCCAGGGCTGGCGGTGTGACATTGCCCGCAGGATTGCAGGTGGATGGCGTCAACCTGCTGGGCGATGATCCCGCCAATCCTGTTGGCAAGCGCACCGATGACGCGATCTTCTGGCAGAGCGCCTATTATCGCGTGGTTCGCCAGGGGGACTGGAAGCTGCAGGTCACCGAACGGCCGCGCAAGACCTGGCTGTTCAACCTGAAGGACGATCCCACCGAGAAGCGTGATCTTGCAGCGGCCAACCCGGCCAAGGTCGCCGAGCTCAAGGCGTTGCTCGACAAGCATCAGAAAAGCGCACGCAAGCCGCTCTATCCGCACACGATCGAAGCGCCTGTCGCAATCGACAAGCCCCTGGGCGTAAAGTTCAAGAAGGGCGATGCCCTGATCTACTGGCCCAATTGATGGCTGAGCTGCTGCCCCGGCTGGAACCGGTGCCCCCGTCGGCACCATCGCGTTTCCTGGCTGTTTGCGGCCTGCTCACGCTGATCCCCGGCACGATCCATGTGTTTCTGCCCGATGGCGGGGCAGGGGTGATTGCCGGGATCGATCTGGCGCGCGGTGGCGAGCGGACGGTGGCGATGTTCGCCTGGGCGGGCGCGACCCAGATGGTCTGGGGGCTGATGATGCTGGCCGTCGCTCTGCGCTACCGTGCGCTGGTGCCGCTGGCACTCGCGCTGATGCTGGCCGAGCGGACGCTGCATGCGCTCAATTTCTGGGTGCTCAAGGCCTTGCCGCACCACCCGCCGGAAAATTATGCGGTGCTGGTGGCGATCCCGCTTATCGCGCTGTTCCTGGTGCTGGCGCTGCGGCGTCGCGGATGATGCGGAAGCCGATATGGTTTGACGAAAAGTCGGTTTCCTGCGGCTGACGCGCTGCGGCGCGATAGCGCGCGCAGAAATTCGCGGCGCACAGCCAGCTTCCGCCCTTGATGATCATGTGCCGATCATCCGCCGGGCTGTCGGTCCATTCCCAGACATTGCCGATCAGGTCGTGCACGCCGTTGCGGTCTGCGGGGAAACAGCTGGCAGGCGCGGTGCCGGAAAAGCCGTCCTTGCCCTCATCCTTGGCGGGGAACACGCCCTGCCAGTGGTTGGCGCGTGGATTGCCGTTATCGTCGATGGCGCCCGAAAAGCGGTTTGCAGGATCGGGAAGGCCGCTGCTCGCGGCATATTCCCATTCCTCCTCGCTCGGCAGCCGCCCGCCGGCCCATTTGGCATAGGCGCGTGCATCGGCGAGCGTCACATGCACAACCGGATGGCGACCCTTGTCCCGGATGGTCGAGCCAGGCCCCTCGGGCGCAAGCCAGGTCGCGCCTCTGCGCAGCACCCACCGGCCATTCCGCCCCGCCTTGTCGCGCGCGAACACCGCCGATCCTGCAGCCGGATCGCCGGATGAGGCTGCCTTCTCGGCCTGGGTGACATATCCGGTCGCCTTGACGAAGGCGGCGAACTGATCGTTGGTCACCTCATGCGCCTGGATGGCGAAACCCTCGACCCGAAGCCGGATCGACGGACGCTCTTCGGGATAGAGAGGATCGGCACCCTTGATATAGGAACCTGCAGCCAGCGTGACGAACTGGCCTTCACGGAACATGTCGGCGGGGCATTCGCGCTGTGAGGCCTGCTGCGGCTCGGGCGCGGCGTCCGGCCCTGCGCTGCAGGCTGCGAGCGCGAGAATGCTCCCTGTCAGCAACAACCCGCGCAGCAGGATCAATCCACCAACCTCGAAATCGTCAGATGCACCACATCGGCAGCCTGTCTGGTGGTCAGCCCCTGGTCCTGGCGCAACCGCCGCCAGGTCTGGAAGCCCGCGCACATTTCCACGGCGGAAAACCGGGTCGCATCCTTGCGGACGGCGTCAGGAAGCACGCCTTCCAGCCCGGTGCGTTCAAGATGGACGAACCGTTCATAGTTGAGCATCAGATAGTCCGAACTGAACCGGCGGATGCTGGCCGCGATCT harbors:
- a CDS encoding right-handed parallel beta-helix repeat-containing protein, producing the protein MKRKLSGLASLVAIAMAAPLAAKDIAVAPGDGAQERLQEALILAQPGDVVVLGEGRFDLTDGLSLDVAGVTVKGAGPDKSVLSFAKQMAAGEGLLVTSDNVVLRDFAVEDSKGDAIKSKGADNIVYHNIRVEWTGGPKETNGAYGIYPVESENVLIDSVLVIGASDAGIYVGQSRNIVVRDSVARFNVAGIEIENSFNADVHDNVATKNTGGILVFDLPNLPQQGGHNVRVFDNVVVENDTPNFAPKGNIVASVPTGTGVMVMANRDIEIFDNVFEGNGSSNIMIIGYRQKFEDAKYQPMVRNVRISDNAHGKTGFAPKFAGGDMLAAAFGGSVPPIIWDGVGGAEAQVFSSDEVPVLNLGMTKSDQPIETAQPALAKLTGDAAPRLPKIVMPEAMEAAIR
- a CDS encoding S-methyl-5'-thioadenosine phosphorylase; its protein translation is MSEWTIGVIGGSGLYAIDGLEDAQSIRIDSPFGEASDDVVIGTLHGHRFVFLPRHGKGHRLSPTDVNARANIDVLKRAGCTDIVAISAIGSLREELAPGSFVLVDQFIDRTVHRNSSFFGTGMVAHVSMADPVCPRLATLAAGAARAAGAQVHEGGTYLAMEGPQFSSRAESHMYRSWGCDVIGMTAMPEAKLAREAELPYALVGMVTDYDCWREGEDHVEVGAIIAQMNANSARAREMVIELAKTLPATREPSAIDTCLDFALITAPEARDPALLARLDAVAGRALKKR
- a CDS encoding oxygenase MpaB family protein, with protein sequence MPSLRDSIGTEIRRIFAEPGGQVIEISRQDNGLFGPQSVCWQVHGDVTPMMIGGIASLLLQMLDPRVLAGVWDHSVFRQDMRGRLRRTAAFLARTTYGDREQALGEIARIRRIHDHVRGTLPDGTPYFANDPESLAWVHVTESLCFLEAFIRYRKPHMGMRERDRYFAEMAQMGRLLGADPVPMSYREAQQMVRKARPRLRFDERTREIADLLLHQPAATPRLAPFHHMTMQAGVDLLPRWARSMHGLSISLPARLAVRGGTTGMAAITRWALAQGSTVRGASSA
- a CDS encoding EAL domain-containing protein, coding for MFGQKQSELAVGDSGTAGLLSARSLLAICALWPVVMGVRAVAMLLAAGATGFAAAILTLPFMVAASLSVVIDLAIFLPGRSDAFRKALGDSFPTMLSAIVCVSTVCFSFAVVSLVSDSSEASILIGMMALLGALLPTMAVLAPHRMLMFLACMATGLGVLLAAWDLRFALGTLVFLPAMLMIALIRSKDDREQEAALDQQKLNHERARCLLTDYEKSGRGWFWETDRHGRIVYISAEAVIAIEADPATIIGQPLSSVICSPGSEGGGSERTFNFHFSARTAFSDLAVRVAQSEEERAWSLSGAPFYNEFGQFVGFRGHGTDLTEVKRSHEAVTQLARYDNLTGLANRLYIKELFEKALTGHRGEPSPCALFLLDLDRFKQVNDTLGHPIGDALLKQVSERLKRTIGDSGEVGRLGGDEFQVVLPGIISEDRLADIARSVIINLSHPYMVEGNQIVIGASVGIAIADGRQHPGAETLIRNADLALYSAKENGRGIWKFYSEDMHKVAHERRALEGELRAALQAGGMSIAYQPVVNVATETISGFEALARWNHPVRGPISPGAFVPIAEESGLIMQLGEWVLRTACADAANWPKQVRIAVNVSPMQFADPAFPSIVLNALAQSGLEPERLELEITESVFLDDKLDATRIFERLKGIGVRLALDDFGTGYSALGYLRSAPFDKIKIDQSFVRGAAQSGSANSAIIRSIVSLAEALNMETTAEGAETIDELELIRSLGCSHVQGYIYGKPVGLVEATERLAGLDSHVEPIGHQRSRETRYKVLRTIGIHHDGYCYPARIKNISPGGALIEGLWDVPAGTEFDVALGANMKVRAVARWSVEDRCGLQFIVPISLERFRQSSPPQIATGYPEQMRA
- a CDS encoding YceI family protein — its product is MIRSLLPVSALSLALALAACSAGDKAAEAPLPEGAWQLSADQSNVGFVSVKAGNVGEAHSFKKLSGAVEPDGTVGVAIDLASVDTGIDVRNQRMRDMLFEVASFPQAKLTAKIDPNAIKALKPGERKTMTVPVTLDLHGTTNSIEAALTVTRLAGDSVLVETAKPLIIDASAVGLEAGVGKLQEVAKLPAISTAVPVTASLVFKPKT